The Streptomyces sp. NBC_01775 genome includes a region encoding these proteins:
- the rplI gene encoding 50S ribosomal protein L9, with translation MKIILTNEVSGLGAAGDVVEVKDGYARNYLVPRGFAIRWTKGGEKDVEQIRRARKIREIATIEQANEIKGRLEGLRVNLTVRAGDQGRLFGSVTPADIADAVKASGGPDVDKRRIELGSPIKSLGSHKVSVRLHPEVAASVDVEVAAG, from the coding sequence ATGAAGATCATCCTGACCAACGAGGTCTCCGGCCTCGGTGCCGCAGGCGACGTCGTCGAGGTGAAGGACGGCTACGCCCGCAACTACCTGGTCCCGCGCGGTTTCGCGATCCGCTGGACCAAGGGTGGCGAAAAGGACGTCGAGCAGATCCGCCGCGCTCGCAAGATCCGCGAGATCGCGACGATCGAGCAGGCCAACGAGATCAAGGGCCGGCTTGAGGGCCTCCGCGTCAACCTGACGGTGCGCGCGGGCGATCAGGGCCGGCTCTTCGGCTCCGTGACCCCGGCGGACATCGCCGACGCCGTCAAGGCGTCCGGCGGTCCCGACGTGGACAAGCGCCGTATCGAGCTGGGCTCGCCCATCAAGTCGCTGGGCTCGCACAAGGTGTCGGTGCGGCTGCACCCCGAGGTCGCCGCTTCGGTGGACGTCGAGGTCGCCGCCGGCTGA
- a CDS encoding MATE family efflux transporter has protein sequence MSPAPMTSRTKVRRHDREIIALALPAFGALVAEPLFVMVDSAIVGHLGTPQLAGLGVAAPLLQTCVNIFVFLAYATTSAVARRLGADDLPAALRQGMDGIWLALLLGALVIAAVLPTAPALLDAFGASATAAPYGVTYLRISTLGIPAMLVVLAATGVLRGLQDTRTPLYVAVGGFTANAGLNVLLVYGFGLGIAGSAWGTVLAQWAMAAVYLTVVVRGARRHGASLRPDLAGIRASGRAGVPLLIRTLSLRAVLMIATAVAARLGDADIAAHQITLTLWSLLAFALDSIAIAGQAIIGRHLGAGDEKEARAVCRRMVRWGVASGVVLGVLVALVRPLFMPLFTSDQSVIDQLTPVLLVVAVTQPIAGVVFVLDGVLMGAGDGPYLATAMLATLAVFAPVALLVPALGGGLTTLWWTVAGLMMSTRLVTLWLRARSGRWVVTGAVRT, from the coding sequence ATGAGCCCCGCCCCCATGACCTCGCGTACCAAGGTGCGCCGACACGACCGTGAGATCATCGCGCTCGCTCTGCCGGCCTTCGGCGCACTCGTGGCGGAGCCCCTCTTCGTGATGGTCGACAGCGCCATCGTCGGCCACCTCGGCACCCCGCAGCTCGCGGGGCTCGGCGTCGCCGCCCCGCTCCTCCAGACCTGCGTCAACATCTTCGTCTTCCTCGCCTACGCCACCACCTCCGCCGTCGCCCGGCGGCTCGGCGCCGACGACCTGCCCGCCGCGCTCCGCCAAGGCATGGACGGCATCTGGCTCGCTCTCCTGCTCGGCGCGCTCGTCATCGCCGCCGTCCTGCCCACAGCGCCCGCGCTCCTGGACGCCTTCGGTGCCTCGGCCACCGCGGCGCCCTACGGGGTGACCTATCTGCGGATCAGCACCCTGGGCATCCCCGCCATGCTCGTCGTCCTCGCCGCGACGGGCGTACTGCGCGGCCTCCAGGACACCAGGACCCCGCTCTACGTCGCCGTCGGCGGCTTCACCGCGAACGCCGGGCTCAACGTGCTGCTCGTCTACGGCTTCGGCCTGGGCATCGCCGGCTCCGCCTGGGGCACCGTCCTCGCCCAGTGGGCCATGGCCGCCGTCTACCTGACCGTCGTCGTACGCGGCGCCCGGCGGCACGGCGCCTCGCTACGGCCCGACCTGGCGGGGATCCGCGCCAGCGGCCGGGCCGGGGTGCCGCTGCTGATACGTACGCTCTCGCTGCGGGCCGTCCTCATGATCGCCACGGCGGTCGCCGCCCGGCTCGGCGACGCGGACATCGCGGCCCACCAGATAACCCTCACCCTCTGGTCGCTGCTGGCCTTCGCGCTGGACTCCATAGCCATAGCGGGCCAGGCCATCATCGGCCGCCACCTGGGGGCCGGCGACGAGAAGGAGGCCCGGGCCGTGTGCCGCCGGATGGTCCGGTGGGGGGTGGCCTCGGGGGTCGTGCTGGGTGTGCTGGTCGCCCTCGTGCGCCCGCTGTTCATGCCCCTGTTCACCTCGGACCAGTCCGTGATCGACCAGCTCACACCCGTCCTGCTGGTGGTGGCCGTGACCCAGCCGATAGCGGGCGTCGTCTTCGTGCTCGACGGCGTCCTGATGGGCGCCGGCGACGGCCCGTACCTGGCCACCGCCATGCTCGCCACCCTCGCGGTCTTCGCCCCCGTCGCCCTGCTGGTACCGGCCCTCGGCGGGGGCCTCACCACGCTGTGGTGGACGGTGGCGGGGCTGATGATGTCCACCCGCCTGGTCACGCTGTGGCTGCGCGCGCGCTCGGGACGCTGGGTTGTCACGGGTGCGGTACGGACGTGA
- the dnaB gene encoding replicative DNA helicase translates to MTQQPEHVEDPWVADLSFEESFPVAHQRGPGSGQNGPNGSNGQRRSGGSGGGGRGGFAEQHERGSEGPAGGFERVPPQDLEAEKSVLGGMLLSKDAIADVVEVLKGNDFYRPAHETVYQAILDLYAKGEPADPITVTAELTRRGEVARVGGPGYVQSLVQAVPTAANAEYYAEIVHERAILRRLVEAGTRITQMGYAADGDVDDIVNSAQSEIYAVTEQRTSEDYLPLGDIMEGALDEIEAIGSRSGQMTGVPTGFTDLDSLTNGLHPGQMIVIAARPAMGKSTLALDFARACSIKHAMPSVIFSLEMGRNEIAMRLLSAEARVALHHMRSGSMTDEDWTRLARQMPGVTEAPLYIDDSPNLSMMEIRAKCRRLKQRNDLQLIVIDYLQLMQTGGSRRPESRQQEVSEMSRNLKLLAKELEVPVIALSQLNRGPEQRTDKKPMVSDLRESGSIEQDADMVILLHREDAYEKESPRAGEADLIVAKHRNGPTATITVAFQGHYSRFVDMAQT, encoded by the coding sequence GTGACTCAGCAGCCCGAACATGTCGAGGATCCCTGGGTCGCTGACCTCTCCTTCGAGGAGAGCTTTCCCGTCGCACACCAACGGGGCCCCGGGTCCGGGCAGAACGGCCCGAACGGCTCGAACGGGCAGCGGCGCTCCGGCGGTTCCGGGGGCGGCGGCCGGGGCGGGTTCGCGGAGCAGCACGAGCGCGGCTCCGAAGGCCCCGCCGGAGGGTTCGAGCGGGTGCCTCCGCAGGACCTGGAGGCGGAGAAGTCCGTCCTCGGCGGCATGCTGCTGTCCAAGGACGCCATCGCCGACGTCGTCGAGGTCCTCAAGGGCAACGACTTCTACCGCCCCGCGCACGAGACCGTCTACCAGGCGATCCTCGACCTGTACGCCAAGGGCGAGCCCGCCGACCCCATCACCGTCACCGCCGAGCTGACCCGCCGCGGCGAGGTCGCCCGCGTCGGCGGCCCCGGCTACGTCCAGTCGCTGGTCCAGGCCGTCCCCACCGCGGCCAACGCGGAGTACTACGCGGAGATCGTCCACGAGCGCGCCATCCTGCGCCGCCTGGTCGAGGCGGGCACCCGCATCACACAGATGGGTTACGCCGCAGACGGCGACGTCGACGACATCGTCAACAGCGCCCAGTCCGAGATCTACGCCGTCACCGAGCAGCGCACCTCCGAGGACTACCTCCCGCTCGGCGACATCATGGAAGGCGCCCTCGACGAGATCGAGGCCATCGGCTCCCGCAGCGGCCAGATGACCGGCGTCCCCACTGGCTTCACCGACCTCGACTCCCTCACCAACGGCCTCCACCCGGGCCAGATGATCGTCATCGCGGCGCGGCCTGCCATGGGAAAGTCGACACTGGCCTTGGACTTCGCCCGCGCCTGCTCCATCAAGCACGCGATGCCGAGTGTGATCTTCTCGCTGGAGATGGGGCGCAACGAGATCGCGATGAGGCTGCTGTCCGCCGAGGCGCGGGTGGCGCTGCACCACATGCGGTCCGGGTCCATGACGGACGAGGACTGGACGAGGCTGGCCCGGCAGATGCCGGGGGTCACCGAGGCGCCGCTCTACATCGACGACTCGCCGAACCTGTCGATGATGGAGATCCGCGCCAAGTGCCGCCGCCTCAAGCAGCGCAACGACCTCCAGCTGATCGTCATCGACTACCTCCAGCTCATGCAGACCGGCGGCTCCCGGCGGCCCGAGAGCCGGCAGCAGGAGGTCTCGGAGATGTCCCGTAACCTCAAGCTCCTCGCGAAGGAGCTGGAGGTCCCGGTCATCGCGCTCTCCCAGCTCAACCGTGGTCCCGAGCAGCGCACCGACAAGAAGCCCATGGTCTCCGACCTGCGCGAATCCGGTTCGATCGAGCAGGACGCGGACATGGTGATCCTGCTGCACCGCGAGGACGCGTACGAGAAGGAATCACCGCGCGCCGGTGAGGCGGACCTGATCGTGGCCAAGCACCGTAACGGACCGACGGCGACGATCACGGTCGCCTTCCAGGGCCACTACTCGCGCTTCGTGGACATGGCGCAGACGTAG